The Cohnella abietis genome has a segment encoding these proteins:
- a CDS encoding S-layer homology domain-containing protein: MAVVLLFGGLWPGLGIHKAKAAGPTIIYVKMATDGGNDGNDGISWATAVATLQLALDKAIAGEQIWIAAGTYYPTKGIERERHFEMKNGVAIYGGFEGNEDSDFSLDDRDYTTNKTILSGDFDGIDGNKAYHVFHNYSNGIDQTALLDGVTITGGNANGGGMDSNGGGMLNIDSSSPTLANVTISGNTADYGGGGLYNYSKSSPTLTDVMISGNTAEYGGGMYNNTSSPTLANVTISGNTAEYGGGMYNNNRSPSMTDVTLSGNTAFAGGGMYNYTSSPTLTDVTISGNTAYYGGGMYNNTSSPPMTDVTISGNTADYGGGMYNYTCSSAMTNVTLSGNVANKNGGGVYNLDSSPSLTNVTISGNSSGSGGGMFNLRTSSQTLTNVTITGNTATDNGGGMVNFSSNPTLTNVILIGNTATKGGGMFNNGGSPTLTNVTLSGNQATDAGGGIYNFVGSNPNIRNSIIWGNTSGSGYGIINESDVPNSPSKPNLNHSLIEGSGGSGNWNTAFGIDGRGNIDRNPMFQGDYSLRSYSPAINKGDNSVFAAGQNGQNPDLSGIHTDFGGNPRIVGALIDMGAYEYQGLATAIDKLKASPAPVNMRLEANKTQQLSVKATLSDTTTDDVTSPTLGTTYTSDDPTVAMVTADGLIEAKKVGSTTITITNSGITTTVQVNVFSFDKLKALPAPVNMRLEANKTQQLSVKATLSDTTTDDLTSPTLGTTYTSNDPTIATVTADGLIEAKKVGTTTITISNSGITTTVEVNVTSTSSSSGAWIPSGDAHLRELIVRADGKTIPLTPVFAADTTEYRVETAALQVDLTGTAVHSSANVTLQGKTVKDGIRVDLHEGDNVFTFLVTAENGATKTYTLTVKRIKEGQEPPHQPISFTDIDGHWAEVMILQAATKGIASGYPDDTFRPNHSVTRAEFVVMLANAKQSIHSVNTSPRNHKDASLTFIDADKIGVWAKEAVAYAVEAGIVNGYKDGSFRPNARITRAEMATMIAHALGLTLETNKATAFADDANIPAWAKSAIEATRKLGIVSGRSGNRFIPMGEATRAEAAVLLLRMLDHKDD, from the coding sequence ATGGCGGTAGTCTTGCTGTTCGGCGGATTGTGGCCGGGGTTGGGTATACATAAGGCGAAGGCGGCTGGGCCAACGATTATTTATGTGAAAATGGCGACAGATGGCGGTAATGATGGGAACGATGGGATAAGCTGGGCCACGGCTGTCGCGACGTTACAGCTAGCCTTGGATAAGGCAATTGCCGGGGAACAAATATGGATTGCTGCGGGAACGTACTATCCTACTAAAGGAATAGAGCGTGAGCGCCATTTCGAAATGAAGAACGGCGTTGCCATATACGGCGGATTCGAGGGGAATGAAGATTCAGATTTTTCACTCGATGATCGCGATTATACCACCAATAAAACGATATTAAGCGGGGATTTTGACGGAATTGATGGGAACAAAGCGTACCATGTGTTCCATAATTATAGCAATGGTATAGATCAAACTGCATTACTGGACGGCGTGACGATCACTGGTGGGAATGCAAATGGTGGGGGTATGGATAGTAATGGCGGCGGGATGTTGAACATTGATAGTAGTAGCCCAACCTTGGCGAATGTTACGATTAGCGGCAATACAGCTGATTATGGCGGCGGCGGGTTGTATAACTATTCAAAAAGCAGCCCAACCTTGACGGATGTTATGATCAGCGGCAATACAGCTGAATATGGCGGCGGGATGTATAATAACACTAGCAGCCCAACCTTGGCGAATGTTACGATTAGCGGCAATACAGCTGAATATGGCGGCGGGATGTATAATAACAATAGAAGCCCATCTATGACGGATGTGACGCTCAGTGGCAATACAGCTTTTGCTGGCGGTGGGATGTATAATTACACTAGCAGCCCAACCTTGACGGATGTTACGATTAGCGGGAATACAGCTTATTATGGCGGCGGGATGTATAACAACACTAGCAGCCCACCTATGACGGATGTTACGATCAGCGGCAATACAGCTGATTATGGCGGCGGGATGTATAATTACACTTGCAGTTCAGCTATGACGAATGTGACGCTCAGCGGCAATGTAGCTAATAAGAATGGTGGAGGGGTTTATAACCTTGATAGTAGCCCCTCCTTGACGAATGTGACGATCAGTGGCAACAGTTCTGGTTCAGGCGGCGGGATGTTTAACCTGCGTACTAGCAGCCAAACCTTAACGAATGTTACGATAACTGGCAATACAGCTACGGATAATGGCGGCGGGATGGTTAACTTTAGTAGCAATCCAACTTTGACGAATGTGATTTTAATCGGCAATACAGCTACTAAAGGGGGCGGGATGTTCAACAACGGTGGCAGCCCAACCCTGACGAATGTTACACTCAGCGGCAATCAGGCTACGGATGCTGGGGGTGGGATATATAACTTTGTTGGGAGTAATCCTAACATACGAAACAGCATTATCTGGGGGAATACCAGCGGAAGTGGTTACGGCATCATTAATGAATCTGATGTTCCTAATTCCCCTTCCAAGCCAAACCTAAATCATAGTCTCATCGAAGGATCTGGGGGCAGTGGTAATTGGAACACTGCTTTTGGAATTGATGGGCGCGGAAATATAGATAGAAATCCGATGTTCCAAGGGGATTACAGTTTGAGGTCCTATTCACCTGCCATTAACAAAGGGGACAATAGTGTATTTGCTGCTGGACAAAATGGACAAAATCCGGATCTATCCGGCATCCATACTGATTTTGGTGGAAACCCACGTATTGTTGGGGCGCTGATCGATATGGGAGCCTACGAATATCAAGGATTAGCAACAGCGATCGACAAATTGAAGGCATCGCCTGCGCCAGTCAATATGAGACTAGAGGCAAACAAGACCCAACAATTGTCGGTAAAAGCTACTTTGTCGGATACGACTACGGACGATGTAACTAGCCCAACTTTAGGAACCACCTATACGAGCGATGATCCAACAGTTGCAATGGTAACAGCGGATGGGCTGATAGAAGCCAAGAAAGTAGGCTCAACGACAATCACGATAACGAACAGCGGCATAACGACTACCGTCCAAGTTAACGTATTCAGCTTCGACAAATTGAAGGCATTGCCTGCGCCAGTCAATATGAGACTAGAGGCAAACAAGACCCAACAATTGTCGGTAAAGGCTACTTTGTCGGATACGACTACGGACGATTTAACTAGTCCAACTTTAGGAACCACCTATACGAGCAATGATCCAACCATTGCAACGGTAACAGCGGATGGGCTGATAGAAGCCAAGAAAGTAGGCACAACGACAATCACGATATCTAATAGCGGCATAACGACTACCGTCGAAGTTAACGTTACTAGCACAAGCAGTAGCAGTGGCGCCTGGATTCCGTCGGGAGACGCCCATTTACGTGAGCTCATTGTACGTGCAGACGGCAAGACAATTCCGTTAACGCCTGTATTTGCAGCGGATACGACTGAATATCGCGTTGAAACAGCAGCGTTGCAGGTGGATCTAACAGGGACAGCCGTACATTCTTCGGCGAACGTTACCCTGCAGGGTAAAACGGTTAAAGACGGGATTCGAGTTGACCTGCACGAGGGTGACAACGTTTTTACATTCCTCGTGACGGCTGAGAATGGAGCGACTAAGACGTATACCCTGACGGTTAAAAGGATTAAAGAGGGACAGGAGCCTCCGCACCAGCCCATATCCTTTACGGATATTGATGGACATTGGGCGGAAGTCATGATTTTGCAAGCGGCGACAAAGGGAATTGCCTCCGGTTATCCGGATGATACGTTCAGACCGAATCATTCGGTGACCCGCGCTGAATTTGTGGTTATGTTAGCCAATGCTAAGCAGTCAATTCATAGCGTTAACACGTCCCCACGGAACCATAAGGATGCAAGCCTCACCTTCATCGATGCAGACAAAATTGGAGTATGGGCGAAGGAAGCGGTGGCGTATGCGGTAGAAGCAGGCATCGTCAATGGCTACAAAGACGGTAGCTTCCGACCGAATGCACGCATCACCCGCGCCGAGATGGCGACGATGATCGCGCATGCACTCGGACTTACGCTTGAAACGAACAAGGCAACCGCGTTCGCCGACGACGCTAACATCCCTGCATGGGCGAAAAGCGCAATCGAAGCGACACGCAAGCTAGGTATTGTCAGTGGCCGCAGCGGCAACCGCTTCATCCCAATGGGAGAGGCAACACGCGCGGAAGCAGCGGTTCTGCTGCTAAGAATGCTGGATCACAAAGACGATTAA
- a CDS encoding barstar family protein — protein MKQVTLNGAKMESIEVAHSYIARKLSFPSYYGHNLDALWDVLSSINENLHITLVNNDLLITSLGDYGRSLVDVFIEAAQESDCVQFELAIK, from the coding sequence ATGAAGCAAGTAACGTTGAATGGTGCGAAAATGGAATCCATTGAGGTCGCTCATAGCTATATAGCACGTAAACTTAGCTTCCCTAGCTACTACGGTCATAATTTAGATGCGCTGTGGGATGTACTGAGCTCAATTAATGAAAATTTGCATATTACGCTAGTTAACAATGATTTGCTTATCACGAGCTTAGGGGATTATGGGCGCAGCCTAGTTGACGTTTTTATCGAAGCTGCGCAAGAAAGTGACTGTGTACAGTTTGAGCTTGCGATTAAATAG
- a CDS encoding ribonuclease domain-containing protein produces the protein MKSIGLRLLLIVLTLIILSGCTITDFENNTQQTTPVTTASAIVPDIHIDGTYSTPETVAEYIHLYKKLPGNFITKKEATALGWESNKGNLWEITDKQSIGGDNFGNREGKLPSIKGRKWYECDVNYKGGYRGSERILYSSDDLIYYTKDHYQTFTQLY, from the coding sequence ATGAAAAGCATAGGATTACGATTACTATTAATTGTTCTTACACTCATTATTCTAAGCGGATGTACAATCACCGATTTCGAAAACAATACGCAACAAACAACACCAGTCACAACTGCGAGTGCAATTGTCCCCGATATACATATTGATGGAACTTACTCAACACCAGAGACTGTAGCCGAGTATATTCATCTGTATAAGAAATTGCCGGGAAACTTTATAACCAAGAAAGAAGCCACGGCCTTAGGATGGGAAAGCAATAAAGGTAACCTGTGGGAAATTACAGACAAGCAAAGCATTGGTGGGGACAACTTCGGAAATCGTGAAGGAAAGCTGCCGAGTATAAAAGGACGCAAGTGGTATGAATGTGATGTTAACTACAAAGGTGGATATCGGGGTTCGGAGAGAATATTGTATTCAAGTGACGACCTCATCTATTATACGAAAGACCATTACCAAACTTTTACCCAGCTTTATTAG
- a CDS encoding S-layer homology domain-containing protein, whose product MGKWKSKWFSVLMAAVLLVGVVWPGLGIHKAKAAGPKIIYVKMATDGGNDVNDGISWATAVATLQLALDKAIAGEQIWIAAGTYYPTKGVERERHFEMKNGVAIYGGFEGNEDSDFSLDDRDYTTNKTILSGDFDGNDTSKAYHVFYHNKLGLDRTAILDGVTITGGNADNGNEQYSGGGMFNDSSSPTLTNVTLSGNKAYNGGGMYNNNSSPTITNVTISGNKANYGGGIYNFGSSPTLTNVTIIGNTADSGGGMQNEYVSRPTLTNVTISGNAATNRGGGVYNPGSGSPILINVTISGNTAVSGGGMYNFLYSSPILTNVTISGNTAEFGGGIYNGNVSNPNIRNSIIWDNNSENGYSVFNNNSGIIVGPSIPNINHSLIEGSVGSDNSWNEDFGVDGGGNIDKDPMFQDSKREITEPTTAGNYRLRTHSPAINTGDKRVFAVGQNPDLSGISTDLDRKKRIVGAQVDMGAYEYQTVKDLKASPATVNMKLEANNARQLFVEAILSDGTEDEGTEDDLTNSTKGTTYSSGDPTVATVTKDGLIVAKKAGTTTITISNSGVTTTVEVNVTSTSSSSGVWIPSGDAHLRELILRADGKTIPLTPVFAADTTEYRVETAALQVDLTGTAVHSSANVTMQGKTVKDGIRVDLHEGNNVFTFLVTAENGATKTYTLTVKRIKEGQEPPHQPVSFTDINGHWAEVMILQAATKGIASGYPDDTFRPNHSVTRAEFVVMLANTMQSIHGGNTSPQNNKDLDASLAFTDADKIGAWAKEAVAYAVEAGIVNGYKDGSFRPNARITRAEMAKMIAHALGLTLEANKATAFADDANIPAWAKSAIEATRKLGIVSGRGGNRFIPMGEATRAEAAVLLLRMLDHK is encoded by the coding sequence GTGGGAAAATGGAAGAGTAAATGGTTTAGCGTATTAATGGCGGCAGTCTTGCTGGTTGGCGTAGTATGGCCGGGGCTGGGTATACATAAGGCGAAGGCCGCTGGGCCAAAGATTATTTATGTGAAAATGGCGACAGATGGCGGTAATGATGTAAACGATGGGATAAGCTGGGCCACGGCTGTCGCGACGTTACAGCTAGCCTTGGATAAGGCAATTGCCGGGGAACAAATATGGATTGCTGCGGGAACGTACTATCCTACTAAAGGAGTAGAGCGTGAGCGCCATTTCGAAATGAAGAACGGCGTTGCCATATACGGCGGATTCGAGGGGAATGAAGATTCAGATTTTTCGCTCGACGATCGCGATTATACCACCAATAAAACGATACTAAGCGGTGATTTTGACGGGAACGACACAAGTAAAGCGTACCATGTGTTTTATCATAATAAATTGGGTTTAGATCGAACTGCAATACTGGACGGCGTGACGATTACCGGTGGGAATGCAGATAATGGGAATGAACAATATTCTGGCGGCGGGATGTTTAACGACAGCAGCAGCCCGACCTTGACGAATGTGACGCTCAGCGGTAATAAGGCTTATAATGGCGGCGGGATGTATAACAATAATAGTAGCCCCACCATAACGAATGTGACGATTAGTGGCAATAAAGCTAATTATGGCGGTGGGATTTATAACTTTGGTAGCAGCCCCACCTTGACGAATGTGACGATTATTGGCAATACAGCTGATTCTGGCGGTGGAATGCAAAATGAATATGTTAGTCGCCCCACCTTGACGAATGTGACGATCAGCGGCAATGCGGCTACTAATAGAGGCGGCGGGGTGTATAACCCTGGTAGTGGCAGCCCAATCTTGATTAATGTGACGATCAGCGGTAATACAGCTGTATCTGGCGGCGGGATGTATAACTTTTTGTACAGTAGCCCCATCTTGACGAATGTGACGATCAGCGGCAATACAGCTGAATTTGGCGGTGGAATCTATAACGGTAATGTTAGCAATCCCAACATACGCAACAGTATTATCTGGGACAATAACAGCGAAAATGGTTACAGCGTGTTTAATAATAATTCCGGTATTATTGTGGGGCCTTCCATTCCAAACATAAATCATAGTCTCATCGAAGGATCAGTAGGCAGTGACAACAGTTGGAACGAAGATTTTGGAGTTGATGGGGGTGGAAATATAGATAAGGACCCTATGTTCCAAGATTCTAAGCGAGAAATTACTGAACCAACAACCGCAGGGAATTACAGATTAAGAACCCATTCACCTGCCATTAACACGGGGGACAAAAGGGTATTTGCTGTTGGACAAAATCCGGATCTATCGGGCATTTCCACCGATCTTGACAGGAAAAAACGCATTGTGGGTGCACAGGTCGATATGGGAGCCTACGAATATCAAACGGTCAAAGATTTGAAGGCATCGCCAGCGACAGTCAACATGAAACTAGAGGCGAACAACGCCCGACAGCTGTTCGTGGAAGCCATCTTGTCGGATGGTACTGAGGATGAAGGTACTGAAGATGATTTAACAAACTCGACAAAAGGAACCACATATTCGAGTGGAGATCCGACAGTTGCAACGGTAACAAAGGATGGGCTGATAGTAGCCAAGAAGGCAGGCACTACAACAATCACGATATCTAATAGCGGCGTAACGACTACCGTCGAAGTTAACGTTACCAGCACAAGCAGCAGCAGTGGCGTCTGGATTCCGTCGGGAGACGCCCATTTACGTGAGCTCATATTACGTGCAGACGGCAAGACAATTCCGTTAACGCCTGTATTTGCCGCGGATACGACCGAATATCGCGTTGAAACAGCAGCGTTGCAGGTGGATCTAACAGGGACGGCCGTACATTCTTCGGCGAACGTTACCATGCAGGGTAAAACGGTTAAAGACGGGATTCGAGTTGACCTGCACGAGGGTAACAACGTTTTTACATTCCTCGTGACGGCTGAGAATGGAGCGACTAAGACGTATACCCTGACGGTTAAAAGGATTAAAGAGGGACAGGAGCCTCCGCACCAGCCCGTATCCTTTACGGATATTAATGGACATTGGGCGGAAGTCATGATTTTGCAAGCGGCGACAAAGGGAATTGCCTCCGGTTATCCGGATGATACGTTCAGACCGAATCATTCGGTGACCCGTGCTGAATTTGTGGTTATGCTAGCCAATACCATGCAGTCGATTCATGGTGGCAATACATCCCCACAGAACAATAAGGATTTGGATGCCAGCCTCGCCTTTACAGATGCAGACAAGATTGGAGCATGGGCGAAGGAAGCGGTGGCGTATGCGGTGGAAGCAGGCATCGTCAATGGCTACAAAGACGGTAGCTTCCGACCGAATGCACGCATCACCCGCGCCGAGATGGCGAAGATGATCGCGCATGCGCTCGGACTTACGCTTGAAGCGAACAAGGCAACCGCGTTCGCCGACGATGCTAACATCCCTGCATGGGCGAAAAGCGCAATCGAAGCGACCCGAAAGCTGGGTATTGTCAGTGGCCGCGGCGGCAACCGCTTCATCCCAATGGGAGAGGCGACACGCGCGGAAGCGGCAGTGCTACTACTAAGGATGCTGGATCACAAATAA